Below is a window of Plasmodium sp. gorilla clade G2 genome assembly, chromosome: 14 DNA.
GATGTAGATTTATATAGTAATGTTTCTTTGGTTCTTTCGAATGGTTATGGTTCTAAAACAAAGGAAATAATTATAGGGAATGAAAATGAAGGTTTATTAAATAAGATTTTTACAGTTCGTTCTGATATAGGAAATCctgaatatatacatataaaattaaattcacaaaataaaaattggaAATGTAAAAAGATCACTGTTTGGAAGGATTATAAATATTGGGTTTTTGATTGTATTGGTTCATTAAATGATAAGAAACCAGAGGGTACGTATTTTTTATcaggaaataaaatatatatagctTATGTACAAACAGGTAAAGATATTGAAGCTGCTACAACTGGTACTattgaaattattttattaggTAATAATAAACGAAGTAATACTAAAGTATTACATGAAGGATTTAGTGCTGgaggtttaaaaaaaataaaatttcaaGCATCTGATGTAGGGGATTTAGAAGATatcattttaattaataattcattaaaTGATCCTTGGTATTgtgattttattaaaatcaaATCTGataacaacaacaaaatttatatttttaatgtaaAGAGTTGGATTGGTGCTccttatgataaaaatgtaaaggTTAATATAAAATCAGATACTATCGAAGGAACTTCTAAAGATATAGATTGTCATATACGTGCTATTGATCtaattaatacaaataatataaataaattattacaaaataaagtACAAATATTTAAAGTCAGATGTCCACAAAATTGTCAAAATTCTGAATTTGCTATTATTGAAGGATCTTCTATACATCCATCATCTACATCTATTTGTGCAGCAGCTATACATGATGGTTCTATATCACCTAGTGGTGGTGAAATTATTGTTACTGTAGCAAGTGAattaaatcattattatgCAATAAAAGACAAAATATTCAATGAATTGGAAGCTCTTGATTTTAGTACTAAAgcagatgaaaaaaattttactttttttactTATCATCTAGATTCTATAGATGATATAATTAGTAATGTACGTATTGTAGATTCTTTTGGAAAATTATCATCCTTAGGAAGATTAGAAATacgtttaaaaaataaaaacagcTGGGGTACCGTTTGTTTAAAGGGACCAAATTTTCAATTTAATGATGATGCAGCTAAAAGAGCTTGTAAAGATTTAGGTTTTCCTAATGGTATTCATATCAAAGAAAATTGTTCAAATTTAAATGGACAAAATTATTGTGCTGGATATAAATATCCATTTGCTTCATCAGGTATTTTATGTACAGGTcatgaaaaagatatatcAAAATGTAATGCTGATGATTTCTCACATTGTGTAGATCATCATGATGATGTTATAGTTCAATGCTTACATTACTCATcaaatgaattaataaatgatGGTTCTATTAGACTTGTAGATATTAATGGAGCACCTTCAAATAATGGTATTGGAagattacaaatatattatcatggTGTTTTTGGATCTGTTTGTTCAGAAGGATGGGTTAAAGAAGCAGAAAATATTGTATGTCATGAATTAGGTTATAGTGGTTTAAAAGGAAATGGTTTTTCTCATCATTCATGTACAGATATATCTGGTGAAAATTTATGTGGACCAGATactgaaaaaataaatgctgttaatattaaatgtaaaggtgatgaaaaattattaaagaaTTGCCCTCATGAAACACATGATGATATTTATTGTTCTCATGATGAAGATGTTATAATAGGATGTATTggagatgataataattcacATGGAGAAggacaaaataaaaaacatttaataaatttggaaaaaaaaaaatttcatccAAAGATAGAATTAACATGTTTTGATAAAATGTTATCGAAATCTAGTTTAAGTACTGCTACAACAGGGGATGTGTTTTTAGCTAGTTGTCCTGAAAAATGTGATGAAGAAATAGGAATTGTTAAAggaacatttttatatacatatgattCTCCTATATGTAAATCAGCAATTCATTCAGGTGTACTACCGAATAACATAGCAGAAGATATAGTAATATCAATTGGACATACACATACGAATTTTATAGgaacaaaaagaaataatatagaatCTCATGATTTTAATGGTACATCTAAAAGTTTTACCATTAGTAT
It encodes the following:
- a CDS encoding scavenger receptor-like protein — protein: MKKFKDILILINIYILILNAYCKEWCKATFEYGKSDYAECISEGDSISRYMIETIPVLSKDVDLYSNVSLVLSNGYGSKTKEIIIGNENEGLLNKIFTVRSDIGNPEYIHIKLNSQNKNWKCKKITVWKDYKYWVFDCIGSLNDKKPEGTYFLSGNKIYIAYVQTGKDIEAATTGTIEIILLGNNKRSNTKVLHEGFSAGGLKKIKFQASDVGDLEDIILINNSLNDPWYCDFIKIKSDNNNKIYIFNVKSWIGAPYDKNVKVNIKSDTIEGTSKDIDCHIRAIDLINTNNINKLLQNKVQIFKVRCPQNCQNSEFAIIEGSSIHPSSTSICAAAIHDGSISPSGGEIIVTVASELNHYYAIKDKIFNELEALDFSTKADEKNFTFFTYHLDSIDDIISNVRIVDSFGKLSSLGRLEIRLKNKNSWGTVCLKGPNFQFNDDAAKRACKDLGFPNGIHIKENCSNLNGQNYCAGYKYPFASSGILCTGHEKDISKCNADDFSHCVDHHDDVIVQCLHYSSNELINDGSIRLVDINGAPSNNGIGRLQIYYHGVFGSVCSEGWVKEAENIVCHELGYSGLKGNGFSHHSCTDISGENLCGPDTEKINAVNIKCKGDEKLLKNCPHETHDDIYCSHDEDVIIGCIGDDNNSHGEGQNKKHLINLEKKKFHPKIELTCFDKMLSKSSLSTATTGDVFLASCPEKCDEEIGIVKGTFLYTYDSPICKSAIHSGVLPNNIAEDIVISIGHTHTNFIGTKRNNIESHDFNGTSKSFTISIPTMSLLREERKSNIKSEDEMINKNEIDFTHDHSLFYNKLDHHISSSMKPTFQWIAPTGFVGFNGKENDYIDCTNLPNEKYIKSLASFTFIVYFTLSGGEGTWRTILSHSLCEGISISINEENELIIEQNCNPHLIKSKFKPQFGQTYHITVMFNKINKTLYLYINGKKVLTEKNTYNFTLSGDLIIGRSNQTTKDYFIGNIHLVEIYKYTLSEEEIKESLNSSLSLEYLNTNILEQMSNSKKDKKKNQKNKRGVQKTIDGRDCVTPCKSKNMINKDLQINTKQINLKCQDNLLSEQFNGKIGSQFLVSCLENCTKSKFFIKGTNNYYTPDSSICKAAIHAGIYKPHMGNKNNSFVLKIVEGLLEYKSSRGHFGILSKSEKQSQLRSFSVLSENEENIFTCSTNGQFILNLSVGEKRTINCPSNCNKIRDKIYGTNIYSPISVLCKAAIHSGALSNQGGIVEIIVGTGQEEFKGSTQNNIESFSSNNHSRSITFNKHVEL